The stretch of DNA GATTGTTGACGTAAGTCTTTGTATTCTCCACCTTGGATGATACCAAAAAGCGCTTGATCATGTGGCCGTTGATGTGCATTCAAACAACGCTCAGCCCATCTCGTTGTGCGTTCTAATGATTGCTTGACGTAATCATATTCTGCTGGCATTGGTGGACATTCATCAAACGCCATAATAATGTCCGAACCTAAATCATTTTGGATTTTAATGGAATCTTCAGGCGATAAAAATAATTTCGAACCATTCGTATGATGGCGAAATTCTACGCCTTCTTCAGTGATTTTACGCAAGTTGCTTAAACTAAAAACCTGAAACCCTCCAGAATCCGTTAAAATTGGGCCATCCCAATTCATGAATTTGTGTAATCCTCCAGCCTGTTTAATAATATCATTCCCAGGTTGAAGCCATAAATGATACGTATTCCCTAATAGGATTTGCGTATGCATTTGTTTAAGTTCTTCAGGGCTCATCGTTTTAACTGTCGCTTTTGTACCGACAGGCATAAACATAGGGGTTTCGAATGAGCCATGAGGGGTATGCACTATCCCTAATCGCGCCCCCGATTGTTTACAAGTTTTAATATGCTCATATGTTACTGCAGGCATCGTATTCTCCTCTCAAACTATATAATCATCATTGCATCGCCAAAACTAAAAAATCGATACTTTTCATCAACCGCATGACGATATGCATTCAACACGTACTGGCGTGTACTAAAAGCTGAAACGAGCATGACTAAAGTTGATTTTGGTAAATGAAAGTTCGTAATTAACCCGTCTATCGCTTTAAAGTGGAATCCAGGATAGATAAAAATATCAGTCCAACCGCTTGTTTCGATAAATGTGCCATGTTGAGCGACAATCGTTTCAAGTGTACGCGTTGAAGTCGTGCCGACAGAAATAATGCGATGCCCCGCTGCTTTCGTATCATTCAAAACATCGGCTGTCGCTTGTGTCATTTGATAATACTCGCTATGCATTTCGTGGTCATCAATATTATTTACACTGACAGGTCTAAACGTTCCTAAGCCGACATGCAGTGTAATAAAGGCAATATTAACACCTTTGTTACGAATTTCATCCAATAATTCATCTGTGAAATGTAGCCCTGCCGTTGGTGCTGCAGCCGAACCAGACGCTTTCGCATAGACCGTTTGATAGCGTTCTTTTTCATCTAATCGTGTTTTAATATACGGAGGTAGTGGCATTTCACCTAATTCATCGAGCCTTTCTTGTAAAATCCCATCGTATGACAAACGCATCACACGTCCCCCTTGATCTAACTCCTGAATGCATGTCGCTTTAATGATACCATCACCAAAGCTCAATGATTGCCCAATTTTTATCCGTTTTGCGGGCTTTAGAAGGACTTCCCAATCATCCCCTTCAATTTGCGTTAACAGGAGCATCTCAACTTTAGCATTCGTTTCTTCCTTAATCCCAAACAATCGCGCAGGCATGACACGTGTATCATTTAATACCAGTGTATCGCCGCGTTGGAAAAATTGCGAAATCGCTGTAAAACGTAAATCTTCCATCTCTCCAGTTGTTCGATTGAGGTACAGTAATCGACTCTGATCTCGTTGTAACAATGGGGTTTGTGCAATGAGCGATTCTGGTAATTCATAATCAAATTCTTCTATATTCAATACAAAGACTCCTTCTCTTATGGTCTCGCATATTTAAAATGTTCATACGCATAAGGTGTCGCTTTACGACCTCTTGGTGTACGTTCTAAAAATCCTTTTTGAATGAGGAATGGCTCATAAACATCTTCAATTGTAACGCGTTCCTCACCGATCGACACAGCAATTGTATCTAAACCTACAGGACCACCATGATATTGTTCAATAATACAAGCCATCATTTTATGATCAATGTAATCTAAACCTTCATCGTCAACTTGCAATAAGTGTAACGCATGTTTCGTTGTTTCTATATAAATCATATCGTCTTGATTGACTTGTTGAAAATCACGGATTCGCTTTAATAAGCGATTCGCAATTCTTGGTGTCCCGCGACTTCGCTTCGCTATCTCGTTCGCACTTTCTGCATCTATCGCTGTACCTAACACTTCCGCTGTACGAATAATAATTTGTGTCAATTCTTGTTCGGTATAATATTCTAAACGTAAGTGGACGCCAAACCGATCTCTCAACGGACTCGTCAAACTTCCAGCACGAGTTGTTGCCCCGACTAATGTAAATGGAGGAAGGTCGATGCGAATACTACGCGCTTCCTCCCCTTTGCCGACAATGATATCCAAGTAAAAGTCTTCCATAGCAGGATACAGCACTTCTTCTACCACACTACTCAAGCGATGAATCTCATCTATGAAAAGGACATCCCCAGGTTGTAATCCGGTTAAAATTGCTGCTAAATCGCCCGGTCTTTCAATAGAAGGTCCAGAAACTGTGCGTAAATTGACTTCCATTTCATTTGCAATGATATGGGAAAGGGTCGTTTTACCTAATCCTGGTGGTCCGAAAAGTAATACATGATCAAGAGGTTCTTCACGAATTTTAGCGGCTTGTATAAAGACTTCCAAGTTTGATTTAATTGTAGACTGGCCAATATATTGTCTCAACCGCTCAGGGCGTAGAGACAATTCAAACATGTGTTCATTAGGTTGCTCATGTCCATCCATCATTCGATCTTGATCCATTGAAATCTCCCCTTCTATGAAATCAATTGTTTCAATGCAAATTTAACCGCTTCATCAACTTCTTCAAAATGATGTTGTTGCATTGTTTTTTCAACTTTATTCAGTTCTCGTTTTGAATACCCTAAAGCTTCTAATGCAAGTAACGCTTCTTTTAAAGCAAAGTCAGACGTCTCATGTTGGGTCACCTCTAATAGTCCGTCTGTCACTTCTTCAGTGACAATGACTTTTCCTTTCAAATCTAATACAATTTGACGCGCTGTTTTTTTACCTATCCCTGGAAATTGTGTTAAATACGCATCATTCTCATTTTCGATTGCACGTTTGACTTCATTTGGGGTACTCGCAGCTAAAATCGCCAATGCAGATTTAGGTCCGATTCCTGTTACTTTAATTAAACTCAAAAACATATCTTTTTCTTCCTGATTGATAAAACCGTACAATAGCTGCGCATCCTCACGAACAATTAATGCGGTATAGATTTTGACAGGTAGTTCTAGATACTTTTGAAATCGATATGAGTTCGGCGTTTGAATCTCGTAAGCGACGCCTGAAGTATTTTCAACGACGACATGCGTTGGGTATAAGGCCATTAATTGGCCAGTGATATATGCATACATTGACAACCGCTCCTTACATGTTCATTCCAATAATATCTACATTATAGACATTTTCCATTTGACGCAACATATTGATGATTTCGTATGGTCCACACTTGGCATGACTGCCATCTAATGATAACGTGATCGAAGCTTTTTGATCTGTAGGAACACTTTGATGAATCGTCAATACAGATAAATTCAGTTCAGATAGTTTTTCAAGGATTTGTGCTAATATCCCTACTTTATCCGTAACAAACAAAATAATAGTAAAAATCTCAGTGTGGCTCTGAATGGCGTCAAGTGGGAAAATCGTATCTCTATACTTGTAAAATGCGCTTCTTGAACAATCATACATATCGACAGCTTCTTGAATGGTTAACGACTGATCTGCTTTTAAGGCATCCTTCACTAATAGCACACGCTTTACAACATAGGGTAATACATCTTCACGAATTAAATAAAATTGATGCTCCATCACTAGGCACGACCTCCACTTTTTTACTATTCGACAAATTCAAACTCTCCACCAAGAATTCGTACAATATCGCCGTTTACTGCACCACGTTCTCTTAATGCATCATCAATGCCCATCGAACGCATTTGTCTTGCAAAACGACGAATTGCTGGCTCGCTGTTGAAGTCTGTCATTTTAAACATACGTTCAATTGCATTACCACTCACAACGTAAGCACCGTCATCATCGCGCGTAATCGTGAACTTATCTTGAGATGGCGTATGTTTGTATAAAACTCGGTTCACACCGATTGTTTCTTCTTGTGCTGAAAAGTCAATATCTTTTACGGAATCGAGTGTATTGGCAATTTCATATAACAACTGATCGATATTTTCTCTAGTATAAGAAGAGATAGGTATAATTTTAACATCATCTTCCAACTGTTCTTTAAACATCTGTAATTGCATATCCGCATCTGGCATATCCATTTTATTTGCAACAATAATTTGAGGGCGCTCTTCCAATCGCTGAGCATATGCTTTTAATTCGTGATTTATAATTTGATAATCTTCGTATGGATCTCTCCCTTCCATACCACTCATATCAATGACATGCACAATGACTTTTGTCCGTTCCACATGCCGTAAAAATTGATGTCCTAAACCGACACCTTCTGATGCACCTTCTATTAAGCCCGGTAAGTCTGCCATGACAAAACTGCGTTGATCAGGCGTTACGACAACACCAAGATTCGGTTGAATTGTTGTGAAGTGGTAAGCCCCAATTTTAGGTTTGGCTTTTGATACGATGGAAAGTAACGTAGATTTCCCGACACTTGGAAAACCCACTAAACCGACATCCGCTAACAATTTTAACTCTAAAGTTACTTCAATTTCTTCTCCCGGTTCACCATTTTCACTAAAGTCTGGTGCTGGGTTTTTTGGTGTTGCAAATCGTGAATTCCCACGTCCACCTCGTCCACCTTTTGCAACAATCGCACTTTGACCGTGTTCGACTAAATCCGCTAATGTTTGTTCTGATGCAACATCTTTGATAATCGTCCCCGGTGGTACTTTTAACACTAAGTCTTCTGCATTTTTTCCATGCATATTACTACTTTGACCATTTTCACCTTTTTTCGCTTTAAAATGGCGTTGATATCTAAAATCCATTAATGTTCGTAACCCTTCATCGACTTCGAATACGATTGAAGCACCACGCCCTCCATCACCACCGGCTGGTCCACCAAACGGAACATATTTTTCACGACGGTAGGCAGTAATACCGTTACCACCGTCTCCGGCCTTTAATGATATTTTTACTTGATCGACAAACATGCTATCACCTCTTTTACTTTTAATTTTTGCTTAATTGTACTGTTAGTATAGCGTAGGTGGGTATGATATTTCATATAAAGCAGCGCATATCCCCTACCAACGCGAAATGCTATTTCTATGTCTTTAATATAAAAAATAAACACCAGAAGTTACCTTCTGGTGTCAAAGAATGACAAATTATTCAGCAACTGCGTAGACAGAAACTTGTTTTTTGTCTCGACCTTTACGTTCGAATTTAACAACGCCATCGATTTTAGCGAATAATGTATCATCGCCACCACGACCTACGTTTTCACCTGGGTAAATCTTAGTTCCACGTTGACGGAATAAGATTGAACCACCAGTAACGAATTGACCATCCGCACGCTTAGCACCTAAACGTTTAGATTCAGAGTCACGACCGTTCTTAGTAGAACTTACCCCTTTTTTCGATGCGAAAAATTGTAAGTTTAATTTTAGCATGTGTTACACCTCACTTCAGATTTAATTTAATGTACTCATTATATTCTTCTTCAATTGTTTGTAAAGAAATAAGTAGTGATTGGAGTATTAATTGCGCTTGTTCATTTTTTGTATCAACAATTCTCAAATGAAAATAGCCTCCATCATCAGAGTAATCAATGTCAGGTCTTTCGGATGTCAGACCAATGATTGCGTTGACACTACCGAACAACACCGCTGATGCGCCCGCACAAACAAGATCTTGGCCATGTTCGCCAAATTCCGCATGTCCTTCCATAATGAGCTCTGTTATATGACCGTCATCATTTAATTGAACATTAACATTAATCATAATTATGCATTAATTTTATCAATTGTTAATTTTGTGTATGGTTGACGGTGGCCTTTTTTACGTTTTGAATCTTTACGACGACGATAAGTAAAGACAGTGATTTTCTTACCACGTCCTTGTTTGTTAACAGTAGCCGTTACAGTTGCACCTTCAACTGTAGGCGCTCCCACTTTCACGCTGTCTCCAGAAACAAATAAAACTTTATCAAAAGTGAATGTATCACCTTCGTTAACGTTTAATTTCTCAACGAAAATCTCTTGGCCTTCCTCAACCTTGATTTGTTTTCCACCTGTTTCAATAATAGCAAACATACTTCGCACCTCCTAATTAATAAGTCACGCCATACATAGGTGACAATTGTACTTAAAACCTATGTTTGAGCGGTTGTATGTAGCTATGAACTACTCAACTATTGAATCATAACATTCGTTTTACTTCGTGTCAATAGGACGTGTTTGATTTATGAATTTGTTCCCCAGAAAATATAAAAACACAAGTAATAGTGCATTGAGAACTGCGGTTGGCAATATACGAAATATGATGAAATGCAATATGCTCACATCGATAAGTCCAAGTAACAAATAGATCAATACCACGAAAATTTCAAGTAACACAACACCTAATATGAGCATTGCATAAACCATTATGTGATCGCGAAAAAAAACTTTTAAAAATTTATCGGCTAATAGAACAAAAACAATGTAGCCAAATAAATACACGCCATAAATTTGTCCGAAAAATAAATCCTGCATTGTTCCTAACAAAATCCCTAAAATTAAAGCAATGCTCGTGTTTTTATATACAGCAATCAACATTAAATATAGAAACACAAGATGTGGAACTAAAATTAAGCGTTGGGGACCAATCATGATGGGAGACAAAAATGTGAGTACAGTATCTAAATAAAACAACAGGATGGCAACTAAAATGTAATATATTGATTTCATTATGAATTGTCACCTTCATCGCTTACAATTGTTTTCGGATCACGCTTTGCGATATACACATGATCAAAATGGTTGAGATTTGCACCGGTCTGGATTGCAACTTGTTTCGAAAGTCCGTATTGATCCTTCTGCACTTTTTTAACTTCACCAATGTATAATCCTTTTGGCAATTGATCGCCAAGACCACTTGTAACGACTTTGTCCCCTACTTTAACATCTCCATTGTTGTCAATGTCACTAATAATTAATTGGTCCGTTTCTTCATCAAAATGGTCGATTAACCCAAACACATCATCTCCATCATGTTGAATATTGACTGACAAACGGTTTGTCCGTCCTTTAGTTGAAATTAAATGGACTTGTGATGAAAATTGATTCACTTTCGCAACACGACCCACTAACCCATCCGCAGTCATCACTGCCATGTTTTCTTTAATACCAGATTTCTTTCCTTTATCAATAATGACTGTATTTAACCATTGATCTGGTTGTCGTGCGATAACAGCTGCTGTGACAGCTTGATATTCTGAAATATCACTCATGTCTAATTCTTTTTTGAGATTTTTGTTTTCTGATTTAAGCCGTTCATTTTCCGCTTCTAATTGTTTCTCTTTGTTCGACGGTGTCTCTCTTTTATGAAAAATATCTGTGATAGAACCCGCAACAAAATGGATAGGATAGGCGAAAACTCTCTGTCCAAAAGAAGTGGTGTCACTGACGTATTGTTCGGGAACGGACTGCGAATTCGAACGAATTGACAAACCAATTAAAGCGATAAATAAAATTAGTGCGCAAAACAACACAACGAGTTTGTTGTTTTTAAAAAAATTGGACAACCTCAACACCTCATATTATCAATCTTTGTATGTACTGCTACTATTTTATATTACTCTTTAATGTAAATAAAGTCCCATGTTGTACATTATCTCTCATTCTATTCATATTTAGAATAAAATCAATATGATATATTGCATCAATCAAGATGTTTTATCATCATTTTTTTCTCATTTTTCATTCATTTAACGCTTTTAAACTTTATGTATCATCAATCTTCAATTCGCTTAAAATTACAAACCATACATCCACTTGCTTTATAAATACAGGGCGTCGCATAGATGTTCTGTTTAGACAACGGCTCATACATCGGTCAATCAACAGTGACATTAAAAGAACTTATAAAATCGAGATGAAAATCTGTTTTAACACAACATTCTCATCTCTACTAACAACAATATCATCGAAGTTTAACAGGCCTCTCACTGATGATTAAATTTGATTTAATATAGACCCATTTGATTCTTGTATTTTTGGTATCCTATTGATAATCAATCAGCGGCCTCATTTCTATAGGATGTCCCAGTTGATGCAAATCCGCATATAAATCATGCTCAGTCGTATAGACTCTCATTGTATCATCCCCAAAACGGTATAAAATGAATTGTGTATCCCGTTCTGCAATTAAATATTCGTTGTCATACCCCATCCTTGTCAATCCATTCACTTGCATAAATTCGTATTTATCAATCCAAGTAAACACATTTCTCATTTGGCTTTTTGGAATATTTCTAAAAATATCATTTTCGGTTTGAATATAATTTCGACCATTGAGTGGTACGACATATCCCTCATCATCCGTCACTTGGTACGTTTCCTCTCTGACGGGATTCCATGGTTGATTTTTTAAATTTGGTACAAACATTATACTTGCTAAAACGAGGGCGATGAGTAAAATTAAAATAATTAATAATTTAATGAGACTTTTTATTATCCGCATGAATGCCCTCCTTATTGTCGTTCCACAAATGATTGATACTTATCATTATATGATATATTATAATTAAATCGATTGATGAAATCATCCATCTCAAGCATGAAAATATGACTTAAGAATGATGTTTTTATCGCTTCAATGTTTTAAAATATAGGTAAAAGGAGTGTTGACAATGAATTTGATGATTGTGTTTTTAACGATTCTACTTATCATACTACTATTCAGAATCAGTATGCATGTCATTCGCTTTATCATTAGACTTGGCATTATGCTATTTATCATCTATATTTGTTATCAATCATTCTTATGGCTCATTGATAACTTTCATTTTTAAATGATGAAATCCATTCAAATCATAGAAATGAGCTAGGTTTTGTCAATTTAGTAAGACTTAGCTTCATTCCAAATACATTTAAAATAAACCCACCAACAAAAACGAACCTCGCCTTTCAATGATTACACTTATTCAACCCTTTTCCGCGCTTTTCTCGGCTACAACTCATTTTCACTTAATATCGAAACAAATGAATCTTCACCGATAACAATGTGATCTAACAATTCGATTCCCATCGCCTCACCGCACATCATTAAACGCCGCGTTGTTTCAATATCTGCTTTAGATGGCGTTGAATCACCAGAAGGATGATTGTGAACAACAATAATGGCATGTGCTGACCACTTTAATGCTGTTTTAAATATTTCTCTCGGATGAATAATGGCACTATTTAATGTCCCAATAAATAGCGTTTCCTCATGAACAATTTGATTTTTTGTATTCAATATTAATAGGATAAAATGCTCTTGATTCGTTCCTTTAAACTGTGTATAGAAACGTTCTGCAATTTGTTCAGGTGAATGAATCGGTTCAGATAAAAATTGTTGTTTGTCCTCAGTTAATCGGCGCGACAATTCAAAAACAGCTAAAATGGTGATAGCTTTATTTCGTCCAATGCCGACAAATTTCTCTAACTCTACTAAAGAAAGATGTCGAAGTTGTGTTAAGGTACGACAATGCGACAAAATCTGGGATGCAATTTGGATACTAGATTGCCCTTTACTTCCACTATTAATAATTATCGCGAGAAGCTCTGTATTTGAAAGTGCTTGACTGCCAAATTGAACAAGTCGCTCTTTTGGTTTTTCATCGGTTGATAAATCTTGTATGCGCGTCATAATACACCTCCATAAATAACAATGATTTTGGGATAGGTTGATGATATAAAGAGAAACGTTATCAAAATTACTGGTGCTAAAGGAATACGATGATTTTTCACCCATTTAAGACAATAAAACATCGGTAATACAATACAGCCTATCGGAAATAATAACTCAAAAAAAATCAACAGAAATGGGAACGGAAAGAAAAAAGTAAGAACGAGGAAGAGTTTAATATCTCCAACGCCAATCCATTGTTGTGGCATACATCCGATTATAAATAGAATCATCCATAACGAGAAATGAGGCAAATCTAAATAAATTGTATGATGGTGTGTTAACATCAAAATAAGTAATAATAGGAGAAAACGATGCTGTATCATTTGATGTTGAATATCGACTGTTGATACAGCTAATAAAATGAATGAAATAAAGTAAAAGGACTTTATTGGAATGTAGAGAGGAAAAAGAAATGGGTATAAAATCAACAGTCCACCGATTATTTCGTTGACGAATAATGTGAATGGCATCGCGTGTTGACAAAAACGACATCTCCCTTTAAAAAAACAATAGCTGACAATAGGAAGCATATCAATGACAGTTAATTTTTTGCGACAATATTGACATTTTGACCTTTCAAACAAATAACTGACTTTTAGTCTATTTTGCCACGCCCATTGTATTAAAAAGCGCACTAAACTACTACCTGACATAAACAATAGCACAACGCTCAATCCGACACCTCCTCATGATACACACTGTATTTCAGCCACATACTTAATCGTTCGGCATTGAGAGAATGTGATTATTATAAAAGTTTCGTCCTATACGGTCAAATTTCGAAACAACAAAAATTTCCAATCATGCTTTAAAAAAATGATAAAACCGCCTCATATGGACTAGAAATATACGTCAGTCCATATGAGGCGGTTAAATTTTATGAATTAAAGTTGATTTTTGATTTCACTTCACTGATAAAATAAAGGCTACCTGTAATAAGCAATGCTTCACCTTGATATTGATGGATGAAGTTCACATAGTCATCGACCATCGATTTATGTTCAAATTCGATTTCGTCATACAACATGTGTTTTGGCAGTGCTTTTGGAAAGTCAAAGTCTGTAACATAAATATGATTGGCCATATTTCGAAATGCTTCTAACATATGATGAACGGGTTTGCCTTCAATTGCAGCAAACAACACATCGACTGTGTCAATATCATAATACCTATCAATGGTGTCAACAAGTGCATCTACACTTTCTTTATTATGCGCACCATCAATAATAATAATTGGGTCTTGCGCAACGCACTCAATGCGTCCAGTCCAATACGCTTGCTCAATACCATCAATCATTTTATTAAAGTCTAATTGGATGATGCCTTGTTCGTATAATTCAATTAAGGCTGTAATGGCTAAAGCTGCATTTTCTTTTTGATGTTCACCAATCATATTTAATATAAGATTTTCTAACTCATAATCTTTATATCGATAAGTAAATTCGTCATCTTCTGATTTAATTAGAATATCGCGATCAAATTCTAAAGCCTTTGATTCAAGGCGTTCCGCTGTATCTCGGAAATATTTAAGTGCCTCTTCATTTTTAATTGCATAAACAATAGGTGTATGGGGCTTGATAATCGCCGCCTTGTCTTTGGCAATATCCAAATAAGTTTGCCCAAGAATATCCGTATGGTCTAAGCCAATACTTGTCAAAATACTCATAAGCGGTTGGATAACATTAGTAGAATCATTTTTGACACCTAAACCTGCCTCGACTATGACAAAATCAACCGGATGTATCTCACCAAAATACAAATACATCATCGTCGTAATGATTTCAAATTCTGTAGCCACACCTAATTCAGTTTGTGCTTCCATCATTTCACTAATGGGTTTTACTCGCGCCACTAAAGTTACAATGTCATCGTTTGTAATTGGTAAACCGTTCAAACTAATTCGTTCATTAAAAGTTTCAATATACGGAGACGTAAAAGTACCCACTTCATAATCGTTTTTCAATAAAGCTTCACGTAAATATACAACTGTAGATCCTTTACCATTTGTCCCACCAACATGAATGGCATTGATGTTCTGCTGAGGATTACCCAGTTTTTCTAACATCCATTCCATGCGTTTCACGCCAGGTTTAATGCCGAATTTTGTTCTTTCATGAATCCAATATAAACTATCCAGATAATTCATAACTCAGACTCCTACGCTTTTAATTGTTCAATTCTCGCCTTTACACCATCATATTTTTCTTGATATTTGATTTGTTTTTCTTTTTCTTCATTAATGATGTGTTCAGGTGCTTTGCTTACAAAATTGTCATTTGCTAACTTTTTATTTACTCGATCCAGTTCTTTTTGCCATTTTTGCAAATCTTTTTCAAGCCGTTCTAACTCTTTATCCATGTCAATGAGCCCTTCAATCGGTAAAATCACTTCACCAGCAGTCACAATAGACGTCATTGCTTTATCTGGTACATCAATTTGCGTTGAGATTTCGAGCGTACTTGGATTACAGAAACGCTCTAAGTAATGTTGATTTGCTATCAATAATTGTTCAATCGTTTCGTTTTTGGCCTGAATTTTAATCGGAATTTCTTTAGATAGCGGTGTATTCACTTCCATACGTGACTGACGAACAGATTTAATGATTTCTACCAACTGCTCCATTACATCTTTACTTTCTGCAAATACAAGTGACTCATCTACTGTCGGCCATGCACTCGTCACAATAGACTCGCCCTCATGTGGCAAGGCTTGCCATATATGTTCAGTGACAAATGGCATAAATGGATGTAAGAGGCGCATCATTCGGTCAAGTGTGTAACTTAAAACCGAGCGTGTCACATTTTTCTGTCCTTCATCGGTACCATTCATTGGAATTTTACTCATCTCAATGTACCAATCACAAAATTCATCCCATATAAAATTATACAATACGCGACCCACTTCGCCAAATTCATACTTATCGCTTAATTGCGTAACGGTTTCTATTGTTTCATTCAGACGTGTAAGAATCCATTGATCCGCAACAGACAGCGAACCTGTTAGCGAAATGTCTTCAAATCTAAATGATTCTCCGATATTCATCAAACTAAAACGTGCTGCATTCCAAATTTTATTAATGAAATTCCATACGGATTCAACTTTTTCAGTTGAATAACGCAAATCATGACCTGGCGAAGAACCTGTTGCCAAGAAATAACGTAAACTGTCCGCGCCATATTGGTCGATGACGTCCATAGGGTCTACACCATTTCCTAGAGATTTACTCATTTTACGTCCATCTTCGGCCCGTACTAAGCCATGTAATAAAACATCACTAAATGGTTTTTGACCTGTGAATTCTAAACCTTGGAAAATCATTCGTGCAACCCAGAAGAAAATGATGTCATACCCCGTTACAAGTACTTGTGTTGGATAGAAACGTTTGTAGTCTGCCGCGTTTTCATCTGGCCAACCTAATGTTGAGAATGGCCATAATGCACTTGAGAACCATGTATCCAGGACATCTTCATCTTGTGTCCAATTTTCAATATCTGAAGGTGCATCTTCACCCACATATATTTCACCTGTTTCATTATGATACCAAGCTGGAATTTGATGTCCCCACCATAATTGTCTTGAAATGGTCCAATCACGAATTT from Staphylococcus lutrae encodes:
- a CDS encoding valine--tRNA ligase, which translates into the protein MEMKPKYNPQEVEAGRYQKWLDQELFKPSEDSEKPTYTIVIPPPNVTGKLHLGHAWDTTLQDILTRMKRMQGYNTLYLPGMDHAGIATQAKVEAKMREEGISRHDIGREKFLEKAWEWKASYASFIRQQWAKLGLGLDYSRERFTLDSGLSQAVRKVFVDMYNKGLIYRGERIINWDPVARTALSDIEVVHEDVNGKFYHFKYPFADGEGYIEIATTRPETMLGDTAIVVNPDDPRYQDVIGKTVILPIVGREIPILADAYVDQDFGSGAMKVTPAHDPNDFEIGNRHELARIVVMDEAGKMNAEAGKYEGMDRFECRKQLVKDLLEEGLVIKIEDHVHSVGHSERTGAVVEPYLSTQWFVKMAPLAQQALDNQETAGRIDFVPPRFEKTFNRWMEEIRDWTISRQLWWGHQIPAWYHNETGEIYVGEDAPSDIENWTQDEDVLDTWFSSALWPFSTLGWPDENAADYKRFYPTQVLVTGYDIIFFWVARMIFQGLEFTGQKPFSDVLLHGLVRAEDGRKMSKSLGNGVDPMDVIDQYGADSLRYFLATGSSPGHDLRYSTEKVESVWNFINKIWNAARFSLMNIGESFRFEDISLTGSLSVADQWILTRLNETIETVTQLSDKYEFGEVGRVLYNFIWDEFCDWYIEMSKIPMNGTDEGQKNVTRSVLSYTLDRMMRLLHPFMPFVTEHIWQALPHEGESIVTSAWPTVDESLVFAESKDVMEQLVEIIKSVRQSRMEVNTPLSKEIPIKIQAKNETIEQLLIANQHYLERFCNPSTLEISTQIDVPDKAMTSIVTAGEVILPIEGLIDMDKELERLEKDLQKWQKELDRVNKKLANDNFVSKAPEHIINEEKEKQIKYQEKYDGVKARIEQLKA